ACCACGATCTTGCCGGGCCAGATCTCGCGGATGATGTCGAGGTCATCGAACGAGATGGTCGGGTCCATCGCGGAGTTGAGCAGGTCGGCGACGGTGCCGCCCGTCGACGAGAGCGAGGCGAACTCCAGCTTCGGGGTCGTGAGGAAGTTGATCCACCACGCGGGGCGGGGCAGCGTGTTGAGCACGGTGCCGGGCGTGAGCTGCGGCGGGATCGAGAACCCGTTGCGCTTGTCGCGCAGGCGGGCGCCGGCGACCGGGGTGTCGACGGTGAAGAAGAGGGTGTCGAAGCCCGCCGCTGCGGCGCGGCGCGCGAGCTCGTAGGAGATCTCACGCTCGCGCATCACATAGAGCTGGAACCAGTTGCGCCCGTCGGGGTTTGCGGCCTTCACGTCTTCGATCGACGTCGTGCCGAGGGTCGAGAGGGTGAACGGGATGCCGGCAGCACCCGCGGCGCCGGCGCCCGCGACCTCGCCCTCGGTCTGCATCATGCGGGTGAAGCCCGTCGGCGCGATACCGAACGGGAGCGCGCTCGGTCCGCCGAGCACCTCGCGGCTCGTGTCGACGATCGGCACGTTGCGCAGGATCGACGGATGGAACTCGATGTCCTGGAACGCCTGCCGCGCGCGAGCGAGCGACAGCTCACCCTCGGCGGCCCCCTCGGTGTAGTCGAACGGCGCCCTCGGCGTGCGGCGCTTGGCGATCGTGCGCAGGTCGTCGATCGTGAGCGCCCGCTCGAGCCGCCGGTCGGTCGGGTTGAGGGTGGCCTTCTTGAACTGCATGAGCTCGGTGAGCTCGCGGGGATTCGGGAACTGGCGCTTCACCATGCTGGGGTTCTCTCTCGGTCGGGTGCCGCGACGTGACGCGAATCGACCCTCGCGCGCTCGCGAAGGTCGATTCGCGTCATCTCGCGGGTGTGGTGGTGGGGGTCGGGGTGGGGGCGGTCGGGTCGGTCGGGGCGGCGGTTGCGGGGATGCGGGCGGGATCGATGAAGGTCTCGGCGTAGTAGCCCGAGATGTGGTCGTGGATGCGGGTGCGGGCGGCTGCGGCATCCGTGGCCCTGATCGCCTCGACGATGCCGCGGTGCTCGGTTCGAAGGCGAGCGGATGTCGCGTGCCAATCGGTGAGGGCGGCGAGCCCCTGCAGCGCGTAGCCCTCGATGCCGCTGCGCAGGCCGGCCATCGTCGCGGTGATCACCTGGTTGCCGGAGGCCTCGGCGAGTGCGAGGTGGAAGGCCGCGTCGAGCGCGAGGAACTCCTGGGGCGTGAGCGTGGGGGAGTCCATGGCGTCGAGCAGCCGGTCGGCCGCGGTGAGGTCGGGCGCGGGAGTAGCATCGGCGAGGTCGCCCGCGACGGAGGCCTCGAGGATGAGGCGCGTGCGCACGATGTCGGCGACGGGGAATCCGCTCGCCGCGACCTGCAGGCGCATGAGGGCGCTCATGCCGCCGCCCGGCGTCGAGATGATGATCGCGCCGGCGCTCGGCCCCGAGCCCGATTGGGTGCGGATGAGTCCGAGCACCTCGAGCACGCGGATCGCCTCGCGCACGCTCGAGCGGCCGACCCCCAACTCGACCGAGAGGGCGCGCTCGCCGGGAAGCCGATCGCCCGGGCGCAGCCGACCCTCGAGGAGCTGTGACTCGATGTGCTCGAGCACGCTCTGCCAGGCGCGGGGAGCGTCGGATGCGTCAGCTGCCATGCTGCTCGTCCTCTCGCCGCTCCGGTGTGGTCAGACCACGGTAGCAGATGTGGTCAGACCACAGGGTGCGTGCGCTGCGCGTGATGCGCAGCGCTGACGCTTCCAGTCTGAACCCGATCCGAACACCGCAACCCCCTCCCGGCGACGCGACCTTCAGCGAAGACTTGGCGGGACGGCGCAGCCGGCGCCGAGACAGGAGCACATGGATGTCCGACATCAACACGCCAGACCCGCGCGAGCACACG
The Agromyces albus DNA segment above includes these coding regions:
- a CDS encoding alpha-hydroxy acid oxidase; this translates as MVKRQFPNPRELTELMQFKKATLNPTDRRLERALTIDDLRTIAKRRTPRAPFDYTEGAAEGELSLARARQAFQDIEFHPSILRNVPIVDTSREVLGGPSALPFGIAPTGFTRMMQTEGEVAGAGAAGAAGIPFTLSTLGTTSIEDVKAANPDGRNWFQLYVMREREISYELARRAAAAGFDTLFFTVDTPVAGARLRDKRNGFSIPPQLTPGTVLNTLPRPAWWINFLTTPKLEFASLSSTGGTVADLLNSAMDPTISFDDLDIIREIWPGKIVVKGVQTVEDAKLLADRGVDGIVLSNHGGRQLDRAPIPFHLLPHVAREVGSDLEVHLDTGIMSGADIVASIALGARFTLVGRAYLYGLMAGGRRGVDKTIEILRSEIVRTMTLLEVATLDELGPQHVTQLARLVPIARPVTDAAEAAVSSKPKTVRSPRAASAAKSSASATKAASAKPASRNSVTK
- a CDS encoding FadR/GntR family transcriptional regulator gives rise to the protein MAADASDAPRAWQSVLEHIESQLLEGRLRPGDRLPGERALSVELGVGRSSVREAIRVLEVLGLIRTQSGSGPSAGAIIISTPGGGMSALMRLQVAASGFPVADIVRTRLILEASVAGDLADATPAPDLTAADRLLDAMDSPTLTPQEFLALDAAFHLALAEASGNQVITATMAGLRSGIEGYALQGLAALTDWHATSARLRTEHRGIVEAIRATDAAAARTRIHDHISGYYAETFIDPARIPATAAPTDPTAPTPTPTTTPAR